Genomic segment of Parageobacillus genomosp. 1:
TGGAATATACCCCTGAACTCGTAAAGGAAGCGATTGAACGGGAGCTGGCTAGAGACGGACAAGTATTTTTCTTGTACAATCGTATTGAAGATATTGAGAGGAAAGCGGAAGAAATTTCACAGCTCGTACCAGAAGCGCGTGTTACTTATGCGCACGGGCGCATGTCAGAAAACGAGTTGGAGTCCACGATGTTGGCGTTTTTAGAAGGGCAGTACGATGTGCTAGTGACGACGACGATTATTGAAACAGGTGTGGACATTCCAAACGTCAATACGTTGATTGTCTATGACGCTGATCGCATGGGGCTGTCGCAATTGTATCAGCTGCGCGGGCGCGTCGGACGCTCCAATCGCGTTGCATACGCATATTTCACATACCGAAAAGATAAAGTACTCAATGAAACGGCAGAGAAACGGCTTCAGGCGATTAAAGAATTTACCGAACTTGGCTCAGGATTCAAAATTGCGATGCGCGACTTATCGATCCGCGGTGCTGGCAACATATTGGGGGCGGAACAACACGGCTTTATCGATTCCGTCGGATTTGATTTATATTCGCAAATGCTCAAAGAAGCCATCGAAAAACGAAAAGGAATCAAACAGGAAGAAGAAAAACGGGAAGTGACGATCGATTTGGAAATCGACGCGTACATTCCAGATACGTATATTTCCGATGGGCTGCAAAAAATCGATATGTACAAGCGGTTTAAAGCAGTGGAAACGATGGAAGACGTGGAAGCACTGCGTGAGGAAATGGTGGACCGCTTCGGCGATTACCCAGATGAAGTCGCTTACTTGTTCCAAGTAGCGGAAGTGAAAGTGTTTGCTAAACAAATCGGCGTCGAATCCATTAAGCAGCAAAAGCAGCAAGTGGAAATTTTATTTGCTGAACACGCATCAAAACATGTCGAAATCCAGCGTCTATCCAAAATCGGCGGACAATACGGACGCTTGTTTGGTTTTGGAATGGAAGGGGCTAAATTAAAAATCGTGTTATATATTAAAGATTTCAAACCGCAAGAGTGGCTGATGATTTTATACGAAACGTTAAAGGAACTTTCCTGTGTTAAAGATGAAAAATCGATTATTGCCTAAATGAAATGTTTATGTTTACAAAAGCTCGGTGATAATGAAGGATGGGTAAATTTATCTAAAATTGAAAAAATCACTTTCATCGCGTATATAACTTGGATTGTGAAGGATACTAATCACAGCAATGGTGAATTCTCCATAACAAGGATTCATCGGAGTATTCTTCAAATCCTAGGTGAAAGTGAGGTATCTGTAAGATGAAAGCAACGGGTATTGTTCGTCGAATCGATGATTTAGGAAGGGTTGTCATACCGAAAGAAATTCGAAGAACATTGCGCATTCGTGAAGGAGATCCGCTCGAAATATTTGTTGACCGTGATGGTGAAGTCATTTTAAAAAAATACTCACCAATTAGCGAATTAGGCGATTTTGCGAAAGAATATGCTGAAGCGCTATTTGACAGTTTAGGACAGCCGGTATTGATTTGTGACCGCGATGTTTTCATCGCTGTTGCAGGTGTGTCGAAAAAGGAATATTTAAACAAAAGTGTAAGTCCATTAGTGGAAAAGGTGATGGAAGAGCGCAATTCCGTACTTCATACGGAAGAGGGAGAAGTCGAGCTCGTTGACGGAGTTTCGGAGACGTTAAATTCGTATACGATTGGCCCGATTGTAGCCAACGGTGATCCGATTGGAGCTGTCATCATTTTATCTAAAGAAAAAGAGCTTGGCGAAGTGGAGCATAAAGCAGTAGAAACAGCCGCGAGTTTTTTGGCGCGGCAAATGGAACAGTAAAAATGATCGACAAGAAAAAGGTAGCGTTCTATGCTACCTTTTTCTTTTGCGCTATAATAGCAATCGTTATTGGATTTATGAAGTTATATGTGCGGAAGGAGAAACGCGATGAAACCGCAAGAAAGGAGCATATGGAGAGGGACGGTCGTTTTAACGATCGCCGCTTTTATCACAAAACTATTAAGCGCTGTTTATCGCGTCCCGTATCAAAATATTGTCGGAGACGTCGGTTTTTATATTTACCAGCAAGTGTATCCGATTTACGGTATTGTCATGTCGCTTTCATTGTATGGCTATCCGGTTGTCATTTCTAAGCTGATCGCAGAGCGGATAGCGGAGTGCGACCAAAAAGGAATTGCATCCGTTTTGCGAGTTTCGTTTTTGTTTTTATGCATGCTCGGCCTGCTTATTTTTGCCGGCCTTTATATAGGGGCAGAACAGCTTGCGATATGGATGGGCGACGGCCAACTCGCCCCGTCCATTCGCCTTCTTTCTGTCTCGTTCTTGCTATTTCCATTTGTCGCATTGCTGCGCGGCTATTTTCAAGGGCATAACCATATGGTGCCGACTGCGGTTTCCCAAGTCGGAGAGCAGCTTGTCCGTGTGTCTGCCATCCTTTTTTTGTCGTATTCGTTTATAAAAAGCGGATATGATGTCTATACGTGTGGAACGGCGGCGATGGCCGGCACATTGGCAGGAATGGTGACTGCGCTTCTTTTATTGACAGCGTTTTGGATAAGAAGGGAAAATAGAGGAAGAGTAAAAATAAAGAGTGCGGAAGCAAGGCGCATTGTATCGTATTTATTTGTCAAAGGAGTTATTATTTGCGTTACCAATATGGTGTTAACGCTTATTCCATTGGTCGACTCGTTTTTATTATTATCGTTGCTTAGCGAACGGGGCGGAGAAAGCATTGAACAAGCCAAACTGTTAAAAGGAATATACGACCGCGGCCAGCCTCTTATTCAGCTTGGCACGGTAGTGGCGACTTCTTTTTCGCTAGCGCTTGTTCCGCTTATTTCCGGTGCGAAAAAACATCGCAGCGAACAATTTCTTTACGAAAAAGCCGATTTATCGCTGCGCGTCGCATTGGTAATCGGATTAGGCGCCTCTTTAGGATTAATTTGTCTTATTCGCCCAATTAATATCATGCTGTTTGAAAACGATCTCGGTTCGCTTTCTCTCGCGATTTTAATGACTTCTGTTTTCTTTACGACATTAGCGCTTACGCTTTCGGCGCTATTGCAAGGAATGGGATATGAATGGATTGCCGTAGCGGGTGTATTCGTAGCGGTGGCAATGAAAAGCGTTTTGAATTATCTGTTTGTTCCTACGCTTGGGACGGTTGGCGCCGCCATGGCGACAACGGTGTCCTATGCGGCGATGGCTTGCTTTTTGTACGTCGTATTGCGTCAAAAACTTCCTTTTTACGTGCCAAAAAAAACGTATATATATTCCGTTGTGAAAGCAGCCGTAGCGATGGCGGTTGTATTGCGGCTGTATACATCGCTTGCCGGAACATGGGATGGCAGCCGTCTGTTCGCAGCCGGCGAAGCGCTAGGCGGCGTTTTGCTTGGGGCTGTGATCTATCTTGCCATCGTGATGAAAGGGCGTGTATTTTCTGAACAAGAATTATCTCTTCTTCCGTTGGGAAACAAACTGCGTGTACTATTAGGAATAGGTGATGAGAGATGAATACGATCTATATTTTTGGCTTAGGCGCCGGGGATATCGAGCAATTGCCGTTAGGGGTATATCGCAAATTAAAAACTGCTTCTCCGCTTTTTGTGCGGACAAAGGAACATCCTGTTGCCAAGGAATTGCAGGAAGAGGGAATCTCGTTTACCTCTTTTGATTTTATTTACGAAAAACATGAACAATTTGCAGAGGTATATCAGGAAATTACGGCAATTTTATTAGAACAAGCGAAAAAAAGCGACATTTTTTATGCCGTTCCCGGCCATCCGCTGGTGGCAGAAAAAACGGTACAGCTTTTATTAGAAGCTGAGCGCCGCAATGAATGTCGCGTTGTCATTGAGGGCGGGCAAAGCTTTCTCGATGCGCTGTTTACCGCGTTAAAAATCGATCCGATTGAAGGGTTTCAGCTGATGGATGCTACCTCGTTTCAAGGGGATGAATGGTCATTAACAAAGCATACGATTTTTTGCCAAGTATATGATTCGTTTATCGCATCGGATGTGAAATTGACGTTAATGGAACAGCTTCCCGACGATTATCCTGTCTATATCGTCACGGCAGCGGGAAGCAAAGAGGAGAAGGTAACGAAAGTTCCGCTATATGAGCTAGACCGTGTGGCGACATTGAACAATTTAACGAGTGTATATGTTCCTCCTGTCCGTGACGAGAAACTGCTTTATCACCGTTTTGAAACATTGCGGCGCGTTATCGCCACATTAAGAGGCCCGAACGGTTGCCCGTGGGACCGCAAACAAACCCATGCCTCGCTAAAACGATATTTGCTCGAAGAAACATATGAACTGTTTGAGGCGATCGACGATCATGACGATGATCATATGATCGAAGAGCTCGGCGATGTGCTGCTGCAGGTGATGCTTCATGCGCAAATCGGCGAAGATGAAGGGATGTTTTCCATTGATGATGTCATCCGCGGAATTACAGAAAAGATGATTCGCCGCCATCCGCACGTATTTGGCGACGTTACAGTGGACAATGCCGAACAGGTCGTAGAAAATTGGCAGCGAATTAAAGAAAAGGAAAAAGAAACGAAAGAGGAGCCCGTTTCGTTGCTTGCAGATGTGCCGAAAAGCCTGCCGAGTACGTTGAAAGCGTATGAACTGCAGAAAAAAGCGGCAAAAGTAGGGTTTGATTGGGACGATGTCGAGCCGATGTGGGAGAAAGTTGCCGAAGAAATCGCTGAGTTTCAGCAAGAGGCAGCAAAACCGCATGATCGTTCCCAGCTCATCGGCGAATTTGGCGATATTTTATTTGCGCTCGTTAATGTCGCCCGCTACTACGACATTAATCCAGAGGAAGCGCTGCAGATGGTCAACCAAAAGTTCTATCGGCGGTTTTCTTATATAGAGGAGCAGGTGAGAAAAAGCGGCAGGGCGATCACATCATTTTCCCTTGCCGAATTGGACCGTTTTTGGGAAGAAGCAAAAGAAAAAGG
This window contains:
- a CDS encoding polysaccharide biosynthesis protein, producing MKPQERSIWRGTVVLTIAAFITKLLSAVYRVPYQNIVGDVGFYIYQQVYPIYGIVMSLSLYGYPVVISKLIAERIAECDQKGIASVLRVSFLFLCMLGLLIFAGLYIGAEQLAIWMGDGQLAPSIRLLSVSFLLFPFVALLRGYFQGHNHMVPTAVSQVGEQLVRVSAILFLSYSFIKSGYDVYTCGTAAMAGTLAGMVTALLLLTAFWIRRENRGRVKIKSAEARRIVSYLFVKGVIICVTNMVLTLIPLVDSFLLLSLLSERGGESIEQAKLLKGIYDRGQPLIQLGTVVATSFSLALVPLISGAKKHRSEQFLYEKADLSLRVALVIGLGASLGLICLIRPINIMLFENDLGSLSLAILMTSVFFTTLALTLSALLQGMGYEWIAVAGVFVAVAMKSVLNYLFVPTLGTVGAAMATTVSYAAMACFLYVVLRQKLPFYVPKKTYIYSVVKAAVAMAVVLRLYTSLAGTWDGSRLFAAGEALGGVLLGAVIYLAIVMKGRVFSEQELSLLPLGNKLRVLLGIGDER
- the mazG gene encoding nucleoside triphosphate pyrophosphohydrolase, which codes for MNTIYIFGLGAGDIEQLPLGVYRKLKTASPLFVRTKEHPVAKELQEEGISFTSFDFIYEKHEQFAEVYQEITAILLEQAKKSDIFYAVPGHPLVAEKTVQLLLEAERRNECRVVIEGGQSFLDALFTALKIDPIEGFQLMDATSFQGDEWSLTKHTIFCQVYDSFIASDVKLTLMEQLPDDYPVYIVTAAGSKEEKVTKVPLYELDRVATLNNLTSVYVPPVRDEKLLYHRFETLRRVIATLRGPNGCPWDRKQTHASLKRYLLEETYELFEAIDDHDDDHMIEELGDVLLQVMLHAQIGEDEGMFSIDDVIRGITEKMIRRHPHVFGDVTVDNAEQVVENWQRIKEKEKETKEEPVSLLADVPKSLPSTLKAYELQKKAAKVGFDWDDVEPMWEKVAEEIAEFQQEAAKPHDRSQLIGEFGDILFALVNVARYYDINPEEALQMVNQKFYRRFSYIEEQVRKSGRAITSFSLAELDRFWEEAKEKGL
- the spoVT gene encoding stage V sporulation protein T; this encodes MKATGIVRRIDDLGRVVIPKEIRRTLRIREGDPLEIFVDRDGEVILKKYSPISELGDFAKEYAEALFDSLGQPVLICDRDVFIAVAGVSKKEYLNKSVSPLVEKVMEERNSVLHTEEGEVELVDGVSETLNSYTIGPIVANGDPIGAVIILSKEKELGEVEHKAVETAASFLARQMEQ